In a genomic window of Terriglobales bacterium:
- the galE gene encoding UDP-glucose 4-epimerase GalE, with translation MLREPYAPNQNDMRVLVTGGAGYIGSHAARALSKHGHSVVILDNLSSGLRAFAEGFPLVVADLGNPKELPNVLSEVDAVMHFAAHAYVGESVENPRKYFDNNVRGGLALLNAMLDAHVGNIVFSSTCALYGIPNVVPIGEDTVRNPINPYGTSKLFLEKALEAYSVAYGMRSVSLRYFNAAGADDSGEIGEAHDPETHLIPRVLLAAAGKLDHLEIFGSDYPTPDGTCIRDYVHVSDLAEAHVLALEYLEGGGLSTALNLGTGTGHSNLEVVRMVEKITGKRVPLRMVPRRAGDPPVLVADPAKAKQVLGWTASRSLSDIVSSAWKWMQSSSSRNVVPK, from the coding sequence ATGCTCAGGGAGCCTTACGCACCCAATCAAAACGATATGCGCGTTCTCGTAACTGGTGGTGCCGGATACATTGGCAGTCATGCAGCTCGGGCATTAAGCAAGCACGGCCACAGTGTGGTCATCCTCGACAACCTGTCAAGCGGGCTGCGAGCCTTTGCTGAAGGATTCCCCTTGGTCGTTGCCGATCTCGGCAATCCGAAGGAATTGCCCAATGTGCTTTCTGAAGTGGATGCGGTCATGCATTTCGCAGCCCATGCTTACGTGGGGGAATCAGTCGAAAATCCTCGAAAGTATTTCGACAACAATGTGCGAGGAGGTCTCGCGCTGCTGAATGCGATGCTGGACGCTCACGTCGGCAACATTGTGTTCTCCTCCACTTGCGCACTCTATGGAATTCCCAACGTCGTACCGATAGGCGAGGACACGGTTCGCAATCCAATCAATCCTTATGGAACATCGAAGTTGTTTCTTGAAAAAGCCCTCGAGGCCTACTCAGTCGCCTACGGCATGCGCTCGGTTTCGCTCCGCTACTTTAATGCCGCGGGCGCCGATGACAGTGGAGAGATCGGCGAGGCGCATGACCCGGAAACGCACCTGATCCCGCGCGTCTTGCTGGCGGCGGCCGGTAAGTTGGATCACCTCGAGATCTTTGGCAGTGACTACCCCACTCCCGACGGAACCTGTATTCGCGATTACGTTCACGTCTCTGATCTGGCGGAGGCGCATGTTCTCGCGCTCGAGTACCTGGAAGGCGGAGGCCTCTCCACAGCTCTGAACCTGGGCACCGGCACCGGTCATTCCAATCTGGAAGTGGTGCGCATGGTGGAGAAGATCACAGGTAAGAGAGTCCCGCTTAGAATGGTTCCCCGTCGGGCGGGCGATCCGCCTGTCCTGGTGGCCGATCCGGCAAAGGCAAAGCAGGTTCTAGGCTGGACAGCCTCTCGCAGCCTGTCCGACATCGTGTCCAGCGCCTGGAAATGGATGCAGTCCTCGAGTTCGCGAAATGTGGTACCCAAGTAA
- a CDS encoding MFS transporter encodes MNKPPRSYWQIWNMSFGFLGIQFGWGLQMANMSAIYEYLGARADQIPILWLAAPLTGLIVQPIIGHSSDRTWCWLGRRRPYFLVGAILSSLALILMPRSSALWMAAGLLWILDASINISMEPFRAFVADLLPEQQRTAGFAMQSLFIGLGAVIASVLPWLLTHIFQVSSTSSASQPIPTTVRLSFYLGAAAFFGAVLWTIVTTREYPPENLEEFRKIRAEKSGLRANVQEILWSIKSMPATMRQLAWVQICTWLGLFCMWLYFPVAVAHNVFGAEDQTSALYSEGVAWAGVCFAAYSAICFGFSFALPVLARVLNRKVTHSLCLLCGGLGLLSVLVIHNKYLLLLSMTGVGIAWASTLSMPYAILAGSLPPGKTGVYMGIFNFFIVIPEITASLAFGWVMLHLLHNNRLAAVITGGVFMVLAAALVLRVQDVAAAPKLEAAEKAEALL; translated from the coding sequence ATGAACAAGCCACCGCGCTCTTATTGGCAAATCTGGAACATGAGCTTCGGCTTCCTGGGCATCCAGTTTGGCTGGGGCCTGCAGATGGCCAACATGAGTGCCATCTACGAATATCTGGGCGCGCGCGCAGACCAGATTCCGATCCTCTGGCTGGCAGCGCCGCTGACCGGCCTTATCGTCCAGCCGATCATCGGCCACTCCAGTGACCGCACCTGGTGCTGGCTTGGGCGCCGGCGTCCTTACTTCCTGGTGGGAGCCATACTCAGCTCACTGGCTTTGATCCTGATGCCTAGAAGTTCGGCGCTGTGGATGGCAGCAGGGCTGCTTTGGATTCTGGATGCCTCCATCAACATCAGCATGGAACCGTTTCGCGCCTTTGTGGCGGACCTTCTCCCCGAGCAGCAGCGCACCGCCGGGTTCGCTATGCAAAGCCTGTTCATTGGACTGGGAGCGGTGATTGCATCGGTCTTGCCGTGGCTGCTTACGCACATCTTTCAGGTCAGCAGCACCAGCAGCGCCTCGCAGCCGATTCCGACCACGGTGCGGCTGTCTTTTTATTTGGGTGCTGCGGCATTTTTCGGCGCTGTGTTGTGGACCATTGTGACCACCAGAGAGTACCCGCCGGAGAACCTTGAGGAATTTCGCAAGATCAGGGCGGAGAAGAGCGGCCTAAGGGCGAATGTTCAGGAGATCCTCTGGTCAATTAAGTCGATGCCCGCCACGATGCGCCAGCTGGCTTGGGTACAGATATGCACCTGGCTGGGACTGTTCTGCATGTGGCTGTATTTTCCGGTAGCCGTGGCACACAACGTGTTCGGTGCTGAAGACCAGACATCAGCGCTTTACAGTGAAGGTGTGGCCTGGGCAGGAGTTTGCTTCGCCGCATACTCTGCTATCTGCTTCGGTTTTTCCTTTGCTTTGCCGGTACTGGCGCGTGTGCTGAATCGCAAAGTGACGCATAGCTTGTGTCTGCTTTGCGGCGGGCTGGGCCTGCTCTCCGTATTAGTCATTCACAACAAATACCTGCTGCTTCTTTCCATGACCGGCGTTGGCATTGCCTGGGCGAGTACCTTGTCGATGCCCTATGCCATCCTGGCAGGTTCACTGCCCCCGGGGAAAACCGGGGTTTATATGGGCATTTTCAACTTCTTTATAGTGATTCCGGAAATAACCGCCTCGCTCGCCTTCGGGTGGGTGATGCTGCATCTTCTCCACAACAATCGTCTGGCGGCTGTGATTACCGGAGGAGTTTTTATGGTGCTGGCTGCTGCCCTCGTGCTCCGAGTCCAGGACGTTGCCGCTGCTCCCAAACTCGAAGCCGCCGAGAAGGCCGAAGCCCTGTTGTAG
- a CDS encoding STAS domain-containing protein, translating into MEIDVRNQAQIRVIKLRGRLSLGEPVERLRTTVDELLQAGNARLLLDLEEVPVIDSSGIGLLVRSLTSAKKQGGSVKLLKPSKFAIQSLKLIGLLSQFEVFQDSQAAVASFD; encoded by the coding sequence GTGGAAATCGACGTTCGGAACCAGGCACAAATCCGAGTGATCAAGTTGCGGGGCCGGCTAAGTCTGGGTGAGCCGGTGGAGCGGCTACGTACTACTGTCGACGAATTGTTGCAGGCGGGAAATGCGCGCCTGTTGCTGGATTTGGAAGAGGTTCCGGTGATCGACTCGAGCGGTATCGGGCTGCTGGTGCGCTCGCTCACCTCCGCCAAAAAGCAAGGGGGCTCGGTGAAACTGCTCAAGCCTTCGAAGTTTGCCATACAATCGTTGAAGCTGATCGGGCTGCTGAGCCAGTTTGAAGTCTTCCAGGATTCCCAGGCGGCCGTGGCGTCATTCGACTAA